A portion of the Stigmatella aurantiaca DW4/3-1 genome contains these proteins:
- a CDS encoding alkaline phosphatase PhoX, whose protein sequence is MNRRHLLHLALLGGSSLALGPAFWRNAYAAPMKPGKSPYGGLLSTPDAQGLLLPKGFSSRIIGRTGETVPGTRYVWHPAPDGGACFPLQGGGWALVSNSEADPGGASAVRFSANGTLQDAYRILQGTDTNCAGGPTPWGTWLSCEETGRGRVWECDPSRPSQGEARPALGAFMHEAVAVDPVGQRLYLTEDMPDGRFYRFTPAKWPSLESGTLEAAHVTGDPLTEAAVTWVKVNQDAPASDQDNAELSSEFSGGEGCWYDSGTVYFTTKYDNRVWALTVATGRLEILYEAARYPHSPLSGVDNVVVSRAKELFVCEDGGDMQVCVLTPNLGVAPFLQVTGHEGSELAGAAFSPDGRRFYFSSQRGADGRGVTYEVTGPFRR, encoded by the coding sequence ATGAACCGCCGTCACCTGCTCCACCTCGCGCTCCTGGGAGGAAGCTCGCTTGCCCTGGGGCCAGCCTTCTGGCGCAACGCCTATGCCGCGCCCATGAAGCCTGGAAAGAGCCCCTACGGGGGGCTCTTGTCCACGCCCGATGCGCAGGGGCTGCTCCTGCCCAAGGGGTTCTCCTCGCGCATCATTGGGCGGACGGGAGAGACGGTGCCTGGAACGCGCTACGTGTGGCACCCCGCCCCGGACGGAGGGGCGTGCTTTCCGCTCCAAGGGGGCGGTTGGGCCCTTGTCTCCAACAGCGAGGCGGATCCCGGGGGAGCGTCCGCGGTGCGCTTCAGTGCCAATGGCACCCTCCAGGATGCGTACCGCATTCTTCAGGGGACCGATACCAATTGCGCCGGAGGCCCCACCCCCTGGGGCACCTGGCTGTCCTGTGAGGAGACGGGCCGTGGGCGCGTCTGGGAGTGTGATCCGTCCCGCCCCTCTCAGGGAGAAGCGCGCCCCGCGCTTGGGGCGTTCATGCACGAGGCCGTGGCGGTGGATCCCGTGGGCCAGAGGCTCTACCTGACCGAGGACATGCCGGACGGACGGTTCTACCGCTTCACCCCGGCGAAGTGGCCTTCGCTGGAGTCCGGGACACTGGAGGCGGCGCACGTCACCGGAGATCCCCTGACGGAGGCCGCTGTGACCTGGGTCAAGGTGAACCAAGACGCTCCCGCTTCGGACCAGGACAACGCGGAGCTCTCGAGCGAGTTCAGCGGGGGCGAGGGGTGCTGGTACGACAGCGGCACCGTCTACTTCACCACGAAGTACGACAACCGGGTGTGGGCGCTCACCGTGGCCACTGGCCGCCTGGAGATCCTCTATGAGGCGGCGCGTTACCCTCACTCGCCGCTGTCCGGGGTGGACAACGTCGTCGTCTCGCGCGCGAAGGAACTCTTCGTCTGCGAGGACGGCGGCGATATGCAGGTCTGTGTCCTCACCCCGAACCTGGGGGTGGCTCCCTTTCTTCAGGTGACGGGCCATGAGGGCTCGGAGCTTGCTGGCGCGGCGTTCAGCCCGGATGGGCGCAGGTTCTACTTCAGCTCTCAGCGAGGGGCAGACGGACGCGGAGTCACCTACGAAGTCACCGGCCCCTTCCGTCGCTGA
- the malQ gene encoding 4-alpha-glucanotransferase gives MTPLEPSPRRSGLILHPTSLPGRFGLGDLGPEARRFVDVLSATGQQLWQILPLGPVHEEWFSPYAAYSAFAGNPLLLSPEVLCEQGLLSADALEEAPPSCLERVDFGQAIELKWRLLAKASQAFFRRAPASLRHQFEQFQHEAREWLDDYALYMAIRQGQGRAWRRWEEGLRRREPGALEAARRQLAEDVLHQQYLQFEFHRQWGALKTYANSRGVRILGDVSIYVSQNSADVWAHREYFQLSPETFAPAVESGTPPDGVFSTEGQRWGMPVYDWQRLAQEEYRWWAARLRQSFERFDHVRLDHFGGFESYWAIPSGSPAREGRWAPGPGKAFFDAMRRQLGPLPVVVEDLGFITPAMRELRDAFGFPGMCVLQYAFKQTPDNPHLPYKCRPGCVIYTGTHDTNTAMGWFQAASAPEQRAALEYLGGPPPGALHWALIRQAWSSVAQWSLAPLQDVMGLGAGARMNHPGTAGPLNWSWRFRWEQLPDEVLAQLALLTKTYGRLPIAS, from the coding sequence ATGACCCCTTTGGAGCCCAGTCCGAGGCGAAGTGGCCTCATCCTTCACCCCACGTCGCTTCCGGGCCGTTTTGGACTGGGGGACCTGGGACCGGAGGCACGGCGCTTCGTGGATGTGCTGTCGGCCACGGGCCAGCAGCTGTGGCAGATTCTGCCCTTGGGGCCCGTTCACGAGGAGTGGTTCTCGCCCTATGCCGCGTACTCCGCGTTCGCCGGCAACCCGTTGCTGCTGAGCCCCGAGGTGCTGTGCGAGCAGGGCCTGCTGAGCGCAGACGCGCTGGAGGAGGCGCCCCCATCCTGTCTGGAGCGGGTGGATTTTGGTCAGGCGATCGAACTCAAGTGGCGTCTGCTGGCGAAAGCCAGCCAGGCTTTCTTCCGCAGGGCGCCCGCGTCCCTGCGGCATCAGTTCGAGCAGTTCCAGCATGAGGCACGCGAGTGGCTGGACGACTACGCCCTCTATATGGCCATTCGCCAGGGGCAGGGCCGGGCCTGGCGCCGGTGGGAGGAGGGGCTGCGGCGCCGGGAGCCGGGCGCGCTGGAGGCCGCTCGCCGCCAGTTGGCGGAGGACGTGCTCCATCAGCAATACCTCCAATTCGAGTTCCACCGTCAGTGGGGGGCCCTGAAGACATACGCCAACAGCCGAGGGGTGCGGATCCTGGGAGATGTCTCCATCTATGTTTCCCAGAACAGCGCGGATGTCTGGGCCCACCGGGAGTATTTCCAGCTCTCGCCAGAGACGTTCGCCCCCGCAGTGGAATCGGGTACCCCGCCCGATGGCGTTTTCTCCACTGAAGGGCAGCGCTGGGGAATGCCTGTCTATGATTGGCAGCGGCTGGCCCAGGAGGAGTACCGGTGGTGGGCTGCCCGGCTCCGCCAGAGCTTCGAGCGGTTTGATCATGTGCGGCTCGATCATTTCGGAGGGTTCGAGTCGTACTGGGCCATTCCCAGCGGAAGTCCGGCCCGGGAAGGGAGATGGGCGCCAGGGCCTGGGAAAGCTTTCTTCGATGCCATGCGCCGTCAACTGGGCCCGCTGCCCGTGGTGGTGGAAGACCTGGGCTTCATCACCCCGGCGATGCGGGAGCTGCGTGACGCGTTCGGGTTCCCGGGGATGTGCGTGCTGCAGTACGCCTTCAAGCAGACACCGGACAATCCCCACCTGCCCTACAAGTGTCGGCCGGGTTGCGTCATCTACACGGGAACGCATGACACCAACACCGCCATGGGCTGGTTCCAGGCGGCCTCTGCGCCCGAGCAGCGTGCAGCCCTGGAGTACCTGGGAGGGCCCCCTCCCGGAGCCCTCCACTGGGCGCTGATCCGGCAGGCCTGGTCCTCGGTGGCCCAGTGGTCCTTGGCCCCCCTCCAGGACGTGATGGGCCTGGGGGCCGGGGCGCGGATGAACCATCCGGGCACTGCTGGCCCCCTCAACTGGAGCTGGCGGTTTCGGTGGGAGCAGCTCCCGGACGAGGTCCTGGCCCAGTTGGCTTTGCTCACCAAGACTTACGGGCGCTTACCCATCGCGTCCTGA
- a CDS encoding carbohydrate kinase family protein, translating to MGQRILVAGIVALEMTYRIDAFPLQYDPVRYPFFSLGSSVSGGAYNVARALSTLGDDVRCATLLGRDAAGRLVHHTFAQEGLSPDFALESLADTPHSLILYDRDGRRQIHIDLKDVQDQAYPEERFVQALQGCTLAAVGNANFCRPLLRLAREAGIPIATDVQTVSHLEDPYNQEFMRAADILFMSHERLPMAPAEWVRQVRECYGTGIIVVGMGEDGALLSVLGDPAPLHVPALRGLPVISTVGAGDALFSCFLHAYVQSRDPHQALRKAVAFAAFKIGTAAGASGFLTEEELEQLVQDAMGKRP from the coding sequence ATGGGACAGCGCATCCTGGTCGCGGGAATCGTGGCGTTGGAGATGACCTACCGGATCGACGCCTTCCCCCTTCAGTACGATCCGGTCCGCTATCCCTTCTTCTCTCTTGGAAGCAGCGTGTCGGGAGGGGCGTACAACGTCGCCCGGGCCCTGAGCACGCTGGGAGATGACGTGCGGTGCGCCACACTGCTGGGGCGGGATGCCGCCGGGAGGCTCGTGCACCACACCTTCGCCCAGGAGGGGCTCTCCCCAGACTTCGCCCTGGAGTCCCTGGCGGACACGCCCCACTCTCTCATCCTCTATGACCGGGACGGGCGGCGGCAGATCCACATCGACCTGAAGGACGTCCAGGACCAGGCGTACCCAGAGGAGCGCTTCGTGCAAGCCCTCCAGGGATGCACGCTCGCGGCCGTGGGCAATGCCAACTTCTGCCGCCCCCTGCTCCGCCTTGCCCGGGAAGCCGGCATCCCCATTGCCACGGACGTGCAGACCGTCTCCCATCTGGAGGATCCGTACAACCAGGAGTTCATGCGCGCCGCGGACATCCTCTTCATGAGCCATGAGCGGCTACCGATGGCCCCCGCGGAGTGGGTCCGCCAAGTGCGGGAGTGCTACGGCACCGGCATCATCGTCGTGGGCATGGGTGAGGACGGCGCGCTGCTCTCGGTGCTGGGAGACCCAGCCCCGCTCCACGTTCCCGCCCTGCGGGGCCTGCCCGTGATCAGCACCGTGGGGGCGGGGGACGCGCTCTTCTCCTGCTTCCTCCACGCGTATGTGCAGTCGCGCGATCCTCATCAGGCCCTGCGCAAGGCCGTCGCCTTCGCCGCCTTCAAGATCGGTACGGCGGCAGGGGCCAGCGGTTTCCTCACCGAAGAGGAACTGGAGCAGCTCGTTCAGGACGCGATGGGTAAGCGCCCGTAA
- a CDS encoding ROK family protein has product MARYVVIDIGGTNLRSAVFDSTTQELLDIGRGPVENFLNNPGVPPGQLLDKLLQQVLGHIRAHAGRHPIAGVGISFPGPVNEQGEVHSAPTLWGSTLRSVPLGERLQRELDVPVAVMNDISAAAFRYQSWFNEDFGVITISSGIGNKVFAGGRLLLNHQGLGGELGHHKVVEGDNALPCDCGGHGHLGAVASGRGTERLARLWARREPTRFRDSALWRLTNGDAERIDTHAVVSSLQEGDALAGDVLAFGQAHLASCLAMLYNAIGVKRFVLIGGFCMALGERYLTGMQAQLARCDLFGLSETERQAMVRLGQNDDDHSLYGLGAYFLQSPQAGSRAA; this is encoded by the coding sequence ATGGCTCGCTACGTGGTGATTGACATTGGAGGAACCAACCTCCGGAGCGCCGTCTTCGACAGCACCACCCAGGAGCTGCTCGACATCGGCCGAGGGCCCGTGGAGAACTTCCTCAACAATCCCGGCGTGCCACCTGGGCAGCTCCTCGACAAGCTGCTCCAGCAGGTGCTCGGCCACATCCGCGCCCACGCCGGGCGCCACCCCATCGCCGGCGTCGGCATCTCGTTCCCTGGGCCGGTCAATGAACAGGGCGAGGTGCACAGTGCCCCCACGCTGTGGGGCAGCACGCTGCGAAGCGTTCCGCTCGGGGAGCGGCTCCAACGGGAGCTCGACGTTCCCGTGGCCGTCATGAACGATATCTCCGCGGCCGCGTTCCGCTATCAGTCTTGGTTCAACGAGGACTTTGGCGTCATCACCATCAGTTCGGGCATTGGCAACAAGGTGTTTGCAGGCGGGCGGCTGCTGCTCAATCACCAGGGGCTGGGGGGCGAGCTGGGACATCACAAGGTGGTGGAGGGAGACAATGCCCTGCCCTGCGACTGCGGGGGCCACGGCCACCTGGGGGCGGTTGCCTCCGGCCGAGGCACCGAACGGCTGGCGCGGCTCTGGGCCCGCCGGGAGCCCACCCGCTTCCGGGACTCCGCGTTGTGGCGCCTCACGAACGGGGACGCCGAGCGCATCGACACCCATGCGGTGGTGTCCTCCCTCCAGGAGGGAGACGCGCTGGCAGGCGACGTGCTCGCCTTCGGCCAGGCGCACCTCGCCTCCTGCCTGGCCATGCTCTACAACGCCATTGGCGTGAAGCGCTTCGTCCTGATTGGCGGCTTTTGCATGGCGCTGGGCGAACGCTACCTCACGGGGATGCAGGCCCAGCTTGCCCGGTGTGACTTGTTCGGCCTGTCCGAGACAGAGCGGCAAGCCATGGTCCGCCTGGGCCAGAACGATGACGACCACAGCCTCTATGGCCTCGGCGCCTACTTCCTCCAGTCTCCCCAAGCTGGCTCCCGGGCAGCCTGA
- a CDS encoding sugar phosphate nucleotidyltransferase, giving the protein MNDLRAVLLAGGYGKRMGRLGATRVKPVIPFGTRCHLMDFSLHNAQRSGLDEVLLMSRYNEQQLHTYLRETWHPRIPIHFGPFNALHQQPAEQVYREVQRADEKGTADALIQNRPYIDTPPYRHTLVLHSDHVYLFDYRDMYRFHLEQRAALTIGFQQIPLEFVSLFGMVEVDREMNLRAFVEKPPQPTSDKVFTAVCLFQNEILYRYLDAFQGTSWQHDISRDVIPRMLAQGEVIKCYPFPDYWEDIGTAHRYHRAHMNLLQGIGVPLEDMPRILPGGELCVLTETDRVRRSIVPTALREGPAHIEHSVVFAGATLGEGARIENSVVLPGSRVAAGVHVKNSIVCTDEVIESDFIGRLE; this is encoded by the coding sequence ATGAATGACCTGCGGGCAGTCCTGCTGGCCGGCGGATACGGAAAGCGCATGGGGCGGCTCGGGGCCACCCGGGTCAAGCCGGTCATCCCGTTTGGGACCCGCTGCCACCTGATGGACTTCAGTCTGCACAACGCCCAGCGCTCGGGACTCGATGAAGTCCTGCTGATGTCCCGGTACAACGAGCAGCAGCTCCACACCTATCTGCGCGAGACGTGGCACCCCCGGATTCCCATCCACTTCGGCCCGTTCAACGCCCTGCACCAGCAGCCCGCCGAGCAGGTGTACCGCGAGGTGCAGCGCGCCGACGAGAAGGGCACGGCGGACGCCCTCATCCAAAACCGGCCCTACATCGACACCCCGCCCTACCGCCATACCCTCGTCCTGCACTCGGACCATGTCTATCTCTTCGACTACCGGGACATGTACCGCTTCCACCTCGAGCAGCGCGCGGCGCTGACCATCGGGTTCCAGCAGATTCCCCTGGAGTTCGTCTCGCTGTTCGGCATGGTCGAAGTCGATCGCGAGATGAACCTGCGGGCCTTCGTGGAGAAGCCCCCCCAGCCCACCTCGGACAAGGTGTTCACCGCGGTGTGCCTCTTCCAGAACGAGATCCTCTACCGCTACCTGGATGCCTTCCAAGGCACGTCCTGGCAGCACGACATCAGCCGCGATGTGATTCCGCGGATGCTGGCCCAAGGCGAAGTCATCAAGTGCTATCCCTTCCCGGATTACTGGGAGGACATTGGCACGGCGCACCGCTATCACCGGGCCCACATGAACTTGCTGCAGGGCATTGGCGTTCCGTTGGAAGACATGCCGCGCATCCTGCCCGGCGGCGAGCTGTGCGTGCTCACGGAGACGGACCGGGTGCGCCGGTCCATCGTGCCCACGGCACTCAGGGAAGGGCCCGCGCACATCGAGCACTCGGTCGTCTTCGCAGGGGCCACCCTCGGCGAGGGCGCCCGCATCGAGAACAGCGTCGTCCTGCCCGGCAGCCGGGTTGCCGCCGGGGTGCATGTGAAGAACTCCATCGTCTGTACCGACGAAGTGATTGAATCGGACTTCATCGGCCGCCTGGAATGA
- a CDS encoding glycosyltransferase → MHILECYLECGGFDYSFIKGGISVYTWNLASAFRDEGHRVSVLTAAHGRLDYLKKNYPVEELPYRRRYKLPLQLDPRVWRDFEPRQELELETRAYRIRHQGVDLYFLCNDMLDRYSDTFYPPYESKGKDLGFFKPLVFQMDMVLFIREFFADEKLLIHAHEPFYQYLLPLAFRDDATKRMVSTVQSNMPVNKKVYRPELQALLDFLDVRVDLAPFNDAPQTDAFSRCLNGYLPETHLHYPYQDDYIAFYPLLLEYSDAVDFLSEGHLEFYRNFEGTAFKAMFRRLCVAEVTQRNEQKMFVGWCAISDRWHQTDFSKYRREEILGGLGLRPELPTFFHNARYAVHHKGQNELVRAARKVLEAGAQCNFILRCLSGNGIPDPAYHALARDFPAQVRLEWHNRPEEDLIAMAAAADFGLFPSKFEMDTFLIAQGEAMLAGCVPIASRQLGMKHWRHSRAFCASPEQVTGLDVIRSFLANDETLVDSLVHALQEALSLHQDRPRYEQLSQRARARAQEFTWRMSAQAHLKVMERIWKEPRAASAGPAGARPAPEAAKTWNAAIHTEGELLGLRRREPSSPGLPALSDTRAEAGRRIQYRLDGARQVESFFEGEGGRFERTMLTRSADTFEALLPTAAQQKPLFLLVTLADGSQFWDGAVHE, encoded by the coding sequence ATGCACATCCTCGAGTGCTATCTGGAATGCGGCGGCTTTGATTACAGCTTCATCAAGGGCGGCATCTCCGTCTACACCTGGAACCTGGCCAGCGCCTTCCGCGACGAGGGGCATCGGGTCTCCGTGCTCACGGCGGCCCATGGCCGTCTCGACTACCTCAAAAAGAACTACCCCGTGGAGGAGCTGCCCTACCGGCGGCGGTACAAGCTGCCCCTCCAGCTCGATCCGCGCGTGTGGCGCGATTTCGAGCCCCGGCAGGAGCTGGAGCTGGAGACGCGGGCCTACCGCATCCGCCACCAGGGAGTGGACCTCTACTTCCTGTGCAATGACATGCTGGATCGCTACAGCGATACCTTCTACCCACCCTACGAGAGCAAGGGGAAAGACCTGGGCTTCTTCAAGCCGCTGGTCTTCCAGATGGACATGGTGCTGTTCATCCGCGAGTTCTTCGCGGATGAGAAGCTGCTCATCCACGCCCACGAGCCCTTCTACCAATACCTGCTGCCGCTGGCCTTCCGGGATGACGCCACCAAGCGCATGGTGAGCACCGTGCAGAGCAACATGCCGGTCAACAAGAAGGTGTACCGGCCCGAGCTGCAGGCGCTGCTGGACTTCCTGGATGTCCGCGTCGACCTGGCCCCTTTCAACGATGCGCCGCAGACCGATGCCTTCAGCCGCTGCTTGAATGGGTACCTGCCCGAGACCCACCTGCACTACCCCTACCAGGACGACTACATCGCCTTCTATCCGTTGCTGCTCGAATACAGCGACGCCGTCGACTTCCTGTCCGAAGGGCACCTGGAGTTCTACCGGAACTTCGAGGGCACTGCTTTCAAGGCCATGTTCCGCCGCCTGTGTGTGGCCGAGGTCACCCAGCGCAATGAACAGAAGATGTTCGTGGGCTGGTGTGCCATCAGCGACCGCTGGCACCAGACGGACTTCAGCAAGTACCGCCGGGAGGAAATCCTGGGTGGGCTGGGACTCCGGCCAGAGCTCCCCACGTTCTTCCACAACGCCCGCTACGCGGTGCACCACAAGGGACAGAACGAACTCGTGCGCGCCGCGCGCAAGGTGCTCGAGGCCGGTGCGCAGTGCAACTTCATCCTCCGCTGCCTGTCGGGCAATGGCATCCCAGACCCGGCCTACCATGCCCTCGCGCGGGACTTCCCCGCACAGGTCCGCCTGGAGTGGCACAACCGGCCCGAGGAGGACCTGATCGCCATGGCGGCGGCCGCGGACTTCGGCCTCTTCCCCTCCAAGTTCGAGATGGACACCTTCCTCATCGCCCAGGGGGAAGCCATGCTGGCGGGCTGTGTCCCCATCGCCAGCCGGCAACTCGGCATGAAGCATTGGCGGCACAGCCGCGCCTTCTGCGCCAGCCCGGAACAGGTGACGGGACTGGATGTGATTCGCTCCTTCCTGGCCAATGACGAGACCCTGGTGGATTCCCTGGTCCATGCGCTGCAAGAAGCGCTCTCGCTGCACCAGGACCGTCCTCGCTATGAGCAACTCTCCCAGCGAGCCCGGGCCCGGGCCCAGGAGTTCACCTGGCGGATGAGCGCGCAGGCCCACCTCAAGGTCATGGAGCGGATCTGGAAGGAGCCCCGGGCCGCAAGCGCTGGCCCCGCTGGCGCCCGTCCAGCGCCAGAGGCCGCGAAGACCTGGAACGCCGCGATTCACACCGAGGGAGAGCTCCTGGGGCTGCGCCGGCGCGAGCCCTCCTCGCCAGGGCTGCCCGCGCTGAGCGATACCCGCGCGGAGGCTGGACGAAGGATTCAGTACCGCCTGGATGGCGCCAGGCAGGTCGAGTCCTTCTTCGAGGGGGAAGGCGGACGTTTCGAACGAACGATGCTCACCCGCTCGGCAGACACGTTCGAAGCGCTCTTGCCCACCGCGGCTCAGCAGAAGCCACTGTTCCTGCTTGTCACCCTGGCCGATGGCAGCCAGTTCTGGGATGGAGCGGTCCATGAATGA
- a CDS encoding phosphotransferase → MTGLVSRPQLEACRSRLVQSLQGQRWLSEPSGREEGFDIEDFVQLPGEASPFVLTLLRFHGSGHQYFVPLRVTFTAERETLLSDASYDPGFITALLQCMHEQRTLTTEKRRALHCRAQTPRTELPPLQVTPFKVDMSSNCLSELRHGEDRWVCKLYKRLSTDGGNELRALQILAGSGLAPELMGSITYEDDTGLQALGAMTALVEGEPIYLPLSHHLKALIAQVVAAPQEVSSLTRNALAELEPLCRRLGEQLLLFHQRLNQGLSTSHGEPPHFQLAPYLDTHRARWERLHAAVERDTALPAPLRTEALRQLRRVSHALLAPEQLRHLPPLPATIAHGDLHLSHILVAPSTGGTPLLSILDVSPRSLDAQAPAFLTQTVLQDLLSLLRAIQYFAFDEILDGIKDVLGITQLEATRLVLEAPEGLPPSCQAQLTLLSDWSKGLFGSIERAYLRAFERGTALDIHPSYARLFYVCRLLQELEYNYSYNRDFFKYCDFYYLLHLEGLE, encoded by the coding sequence ATGACAGGTTTGGTTTCCCGTCCCCAACTCGAGGCATGCCGCTCACGGCTGGTCCAATCCCTTCAGGGCCAGCGCTGGCTGAGCGAGCCCAGCGGCCGGGAAGAGGGGTTCGACATCGAGGACTTCGTCCAACTGCCTGGCGAAGCCAGCCCCTTCGTGCTCACCCTCCTGCGGTTCCATGGCTCGGGTCACCAGTACTTCGTTCCCCTGCGCGTCACCTTCACCGCGGAGCGGGAGACGCTGCTGAGCGATGCGTCCTATGACCCAGGGTTTATCACCGCGCTGCTGCAATGCATGCACGAGCAGCGGACGCTCACCACCGAAAAGCGGCGGGCCCTCCATTGCCGCGCCCAGACGCCGCGAACGGAGCTCCCCCCGCTCCAGGTCACACCGTTCAAAGTGGACATGTCGTCCAATTGCCTCAGTGAACTCCGTCATGGTGAGGATCGCTGGGTCTGCAAGCTCTACAAACGCCTGAGCACCGATGGCGGAAATGAACTCCGGGCCTTGCAGATCCTGGCGGGCAGCGGCCTGGCCCCGGAGCTGATGGGGTCCATCACCTACGAGGATGACACCGGTCTCCAAGCCTTGGGGGCCATGACGGCGCTGGTCGAGGGCGAGCCCATTTACCTCCCCCTCAGCCACCACCTCAAAGCCCTCATTGCGCAGGTGGTGGCGGCTCCCCAGGAGGTCAGCTCCCTCACCCGGAACGCGCTCGCGGAGCTCGAGCCCCTGTGCCGCAGGCTGGGTGAGCAACTGCTGCTCTTCCACCAGCGTCTGAACCAGGGGCTGTCCACTTCTCACGGTGAGCCCCCCCACTTCCAGTTGGCCCCCTACCTCGACACCCACCGGGCCCGCTGGGAGCGGTTGCATGCGGCCGTGGAGCGGGACACAGCCCTCCCCGCCCCGCTTCGCACCGAGGCCCTGCGTCAACTTCGGCGGGTATCCCACGCCCTCCTCGCGCCGGAGCAGCTCCGCCACTTGCCTCCGCTGCCCGCCACCATCGCCCACGGCGACCTGCACCTCTCGCACATCCTCGTGGCCCCCTCCACGGGCGGGACGCCCCTGCTCTCCATCCTCGATGTCTCCCCGCGGAGCCTCGACGCACAGGCTCCCGCCTTCCTCACCCAAACGGTGTTGCAGGATCTGCTCAGCTTGCTGCGCGCCATCCAGTACTTCGCCTTCGACGAGATTCTGGATGGCATCAAGGACGTTCTGGGCATCACCCAGCTCGAGGCCACCCGGCTCGTCCTGGAAGCGCCCGAAGGCCTACCTCCTTCCTGTCAGGCCCAGCTCACGCTGCTCTCGGATTGGAGCAAGGGACTCTTCGGCTCCATCGAGCGCGCCTACCTTCGGGCCTTCGAGCGCGGCACCGCCCTGGACATCCACCCCAGCTATGCGCGGCTGTTCTATGTCTGCCGCCTCCTCCAGGAGCTGGAATACAACTACAGCTACAACCGGGACTTCTTCAAGTACTGCGACTTCTACTACCTGCTCCACCTGGAAGGGCTCGAATAG
- a CDS encoding aspartate aminotransferase family protein, whose amino-acid sequence MSTEDILEVERRYLNQGISEEAALGGVAFTHGRGSLLFDAEGKQYLDMSAGIFTQSTGHGHPHVTSSMHRQLDRLWNVHDFPTDARAALCEKLTQHFPEHLQTFAFFTTGAEAIEAAIRAVFGAVSPQRQRLAALRYGFHGKTMGARMLVHWDVGTTSFSGNSVLGYPGYCYRCPLGRTYPSCEMQCAQLVNKHISNKKNIAALFFEPIQGAAGVIVPPLEYWPMIQEECRKSGVLLVADEIVTGGGRTGEFLACSLFNVQPDIVAAAKGLSSGFPFSMLAGRKSLLNEGEFAQGGAASSTFGGNPLSMTAARATLEVLESEHLLDRVKRLGGRLREGLLALKADFPFLGDARGVGLLYALEFVTTPQGKEPDAAKARFFFRRCMELGVKTCVGGHIIRIGPPFTVSEQELEQALGVFGQVLKQMHDQKV is encoded by the coding sequence GTGAGCACTGAGGATATCCTGGAGGTCGAGCGCCGCTACCTCAACCAAGGCATCTCCGAGGAGGCCGCGCTGGGCGGCGTGGCGTTCACCCATGGCCGCGGCAGCCTTCTGTTCGACGCCGAGGGCAAGCAATACCTGGACATGTCCGCGGGAATCTTCACCCAGTCCACTGGGCATGGCCACCCTCACGTGACCAGCAGCATGCACCGCCAGCTGGACCGCCTGTGGAACGTGCACGACTTCCCCACCGACGCGCGGGCCGCCCTGTGCGAGAAGCTGACGCAGCACTTCCCAGAGCACTTGCAAACCTTCGCCTTCTTCACCACGGGCGCCGAGGCCATCGAGGCCGCGATCCGCGCCGTGTTTGGCGCGGTGTCCCCGCAGCGCCAGCGCCTGGCGGCCCTGCGGTACGGCTTCCATGGAAAGACCATGGGAGCCCGCATGCTGGTGCACTGGGACGTCGGCACCACGTCCTTCTCCGGCAACTCGGTCCTGGGATATCCGGGGTATTGCTACCGCTGCCCGCTGGGGCGCACCTACCCCAGTTGCGAGATGCAGTGCGCCCAGCTCGTGAACAAGCACATCAGCAACAAGAAGAACATCGCGGCCCTGTTCTTCGAGCCCATCCAAGGTGCGGCGGGCGTCATCGTCCCCCCCTTGGAATACTGGCCGATGATCCAGGAGGAGTGCCGCAAGAGTGGGGTGCTGCTGGTCGCGGATGAGATCGTCACGGGGGGTGGCCGGACCGGCGAGTTCCTCGCATGCTCCCTTTTCAACGTCCAGCCGGACATCGTCGCCGCCGCCAAGGGGCTCTCCTCGGGCTTCCCCTTCTCCATGCTGGCGGGGCGCAAGTCGCTGCTGAACGAAGGCGAGTTCGCCCAGGGGGGCGCCGCCTCCTCCACCTTTGGCGGCAATCCCCTGAGCATGACGGCGGCGCGGGCCACCCTCGAAGTCCTGGAGTCCGAGCACTTGCTGGACCGGGTCAAGCGGCTGGGAGGCAGGCTGCGCGAGGGGCTGCTCGCGTTGAAAGCGGACTTCCCGTTCCTGGGAGACGCGCGAGGTGTGGGGCTTCTCTATGCCCTGGAGTTCGTGACCACGCCCCAGGGAAAGGAGCCAGACGCGGCCAAGGCCCGGTTCTTCTTCCGCCGCTGCATGGAGCTGGGGGTGAAGACGTGCGTGGGGGGCCACATCATCCGGATCGGTCCACCCTTCACGGTGAGCGAGCAGGAGCTGGAACAGGCGCTCGGCGTGTTCGGCCAGGTGCTCAAGCAGATGCATGACCAGAAGGTATGA
- a CDS encoding cupin domain-containing protein produces the protein MHTNMLQELMKQEHGCHGGEGFIHVFRAFSRQGSPVQVDFIDFVIIPTGATIGRHRHGDNREWYVIINGHCEMLFGNQRVPVKPWDVLVNPPSGEHALYNNSGQDVTLVVFQVSKDGDSEH, from the coding sequence ATGCACACGAACATGCTGCAGGAATTGATGAAGCAGGAGCATGGGTGTCATGGAGGCGAGGGGTTCATCCATGTCTTCCGCGCCTTCTCGCGCCAGGGCTCCCCCGTCCAGGTGGACTTCATCGACTTCGTCATCATCCCCACGGGGGCCACCATCGGCCGTCACCGGCATGGCGACAACCGGGAGTGGTACGTCATCATCAACGGCCACTGCGAGATGCTCTTCGGCAACCAGCGTGTCCCGGTCAAGCCGTGGGATGTGCTGGTGAATCCACCGTCCGGCGAACACGCCCTGTACAACAACTCCGGCCAGGATGTGACGCTGGTGGTATTCCAGGTCAGCAAGGACGGCGACAGTGAGCACTGA